A genomic region of Papaver somniferum cultivar HN1 chromosome 7, ASM357369v1, whole genome shotgun sequence contains the following coding sequences:
- the LOC113297364 gene encoding pentatricopeptide repeat-containing protein At5g46580, chloroplastic-like, which translates to MASSSTVSTTLDLHFTISQHPNIKPSVYFHHSSLNNLRNPIKKRFTILCTNSPTKSVESQQNPSLSDQLKPLSENFLSDNPNPEPHLLSKPKSNWVNPSKPKRSVLNLQRHKRPSYSYNPQLKDLREYCRKLNDVIPFSESKFLAIFEENPQPLTKENALSILNYLKPWPKSYFFFNWLKTQEDFIPMDTIFYNVTMKSLRFGKQFQLIEDLAYEMIEKEIELDNITYSTIITCAKRCELFDKAVEWFEKMYKTGLIPDEVTYSAILDVYAKLKKVEEVLSLYERGRASGWKPDAIAFSILGKMFGEAGDYDGIRYVLQEMKSLEVEPNLVVYNTLLEAMGKAGKPGLARTLFEEMVESGVTPNEKTLTALIKIYGKARWGKDALELWERMKTNEWKMDFMLYNTLLSMCADLGLEKEAEELFDEMKGSKRCRPDSWSYTAMLNIHGRGGKVDNAMELFGEMRETGVKLNVMGCTCLIQCLGRAKRVEELVKVFKYAVERGIQPDDRLCGCLLSVVTFCEKEEEVEMVLGCLEKGNLKLVAFVKMLGDKEVNFDQIKEEFKQILNKAAVEVRRPYCNCLIDICRNANLHDRGHELLYLGTLYGLYPGLHSKTTEEWTLNLRSLSVGAAHTAFEEWMGTLTKIMNQKEELPEVFSAYTGAGTHKFSQGLAQSLDSHLKRLGVPFRQSDEKAGCFTATREDLLSWVQSSVQPTAVVQ; encoded by the coding sequence ATGGCTTCTTCTTCTACTGTTTCTACTACTCTTGATCTTCATTTCACCATTTCTCAACACCCGAACATAAAGCCCTCAGTTTATTTTCATCATTCTTCTCTTAATAATCTCAGAAACCCAATCAAAAAGAGATTTACAATTCTGTGTACCAATTCCCCGACGAAATCTGTAGAATCTCAACAAAACCCTTCACTTTCCGATCAATTAAAACCCTTATCTGAAAACTTTTTATCTGATAATCCAAACCCAGAACCACATCTTCTTAGTAAACCTAAATCAAACTGGGTTAATCCATCTAAACCCAAACGTTCTGTACTTAACTTACAACGTCATAAACGTCCTTCATACTCTTATAATCCTCAGCTCAAAGACCTCAGAGAGTATTGCAGAAAATTAAATGACGTTATACCATTTTCTGAGTCTAAATTCTTGGCtatttttgaagaaaacccaCAACCATTAACTAAAGAAAATGCGCTTtcaattcttaattatttaaaacCATGGCCAAAATCTTACTTCTTCTTCAACTGGTTAAAAACTCAAGAAGATTTTATTCCAATGGATACAATCTTTTATAATGTTACTATGAAATCTTTAAGATTTGGTAAACAATTTCAGCTTATTGAAGATCTTGCTTATGAAATGATTGAGAAAGAAATTGAGCTTGATAATATTACTTACTCCACTATTATTACTTGTGCTAAGAGATGTGAGCTCTTTGATAAAGCTGTTGAATGGTTTGAGAAGATGTATAAAACTGGTTTGATTCCTGATGAGGTTACTTATTCAGCTATTTTAGATGTTTATGCAAAGTTAAAGAAAGTTGAAGAAGTTTTGAGTTTATATGAAAGGGGAAGAGCTAGTGGTTGGAAGCCTGATGCAATTGCTTTTTCAATACTAGGTAAAATGTTTGGTGAAGCAGGTGACTATGATGGGATTAGGTATGTTTTGCAGGAAATGAAGTCACTTGAAGTTGAGCCAAATTTGGTTGTTTATAATACATTGTTAGAAGCAATGGGGAAAGCTGGAAAACCTGGTTTAGCAAGAACCCTTTTTGAAGAAATGGTGGAATCTGGTGTTACACCAAATGAGAAAACTTTGACAGCTTTGATAAAGATATATGGTAAAGCAAGGTGGGGGAAGGATGCTTTAGAGCTTTGGGAGAGAATGAAGACTAATGAGTGGAAAATGGATTTCATGCTTTACAATACTTTGCTTAGCATGTGTGCTGATCTTGGTTTGGAAAAAGAAGCAGAAGAACTGTTTGATGAAATGAAGGGTTCGAAGAGATGTAGGCCAGATAGTTGGAGTTATACAGCTATGCTTAATATTCATGGTAGAGGAGGGAAAGTAGATAATGCAATGGAATTGTTTGGTGAAATGCGTGAGACGGGAGTCAAGCTTAATGTTATGGGTTGTACTTGTTTGATTCAATGTTTAGGTAGAGCTAAGAGGGTTGAGGAACTGGTGAAGGTTTTTAAGTACGCAGTTGAAAGAGGAATTCAACCCGATGATCGATTGTGTGGTTGTTTGTTGTCTGTTGTTACGTTTTGCGAAAAAGAGGAGGAAGTTGAGATGGTCTTAGGTTGTTTGGAGAAAGGTAACCTGAAGTTGGTTGCATTTGTTAAAATGCTTGGTGACAAAGAAGTTAATTTCGATCAAATCAAAGAGGAATTCAAACAGATATTAAATAAAGCTGCAGTAGAAGTTAGGAGGCCATACTGCAATTGCTTAATTGATATCTGTCGGAACGCAAATCTCCATGACAGAGGGCATGAGTTGCTTTACCTGGGAACTCTTTATGGACTGTACCCAGGTTTACATTCAAAGACAACAGAGGAATGGACATTAAATCTTAGGTCGTTGTCTGTTGGTGCAGCTCATACCGCATTTGAAGAGTGGATGGGAACTCTGACAAAAATTATGAATCAGAAAGAGGAATTGCCAGAGGTATTTTCCGCGTACACTGGTGCAGGAACACACAAATTCTCTCAAGGATTGGCTCAGTCTCTTGATTCCCATTTGAAGAGGTTAGGTGTTCCCTTTAGGCAAAGTGACGAAAAAGCTGGTTGTTTCACTGCAACCAGAGAAGATTTGTTGTCATGGGTGCAGTCCAGTGTTCAACCCACTGCTGTTGTCCAGTGA